A single Bifidobacterium asteroides DNA region contains:
- a CDS encoding MFS transporter gives MGNKHNDRRGDPAEGVGDRVWEDIKAMASADEAGGAVAGQGMDASLAPDTGRRLNSKEKVRFAIGFALVSLLWAAPFSMGSGVLLPQIFNTLHGVSAEAALGTMNSIGCVFALVANVIFGALSDMSRFRVGKRTPWIVLGGIIGALGFLMIIQSHTLFMIIFGWCIVQVGINCLIAPAVAVLSDRIPESTRGTYSALYGASQVVGQQLGNIIGSSFIANIRTGLIVGMIIFLFSGILTVLIWPREKSAANTVVERTWADVGRSFIPPTKNSRDFYMALLGRFTFIVGCYMIQGYQLYILQKYCRLSDDQAASTLKIMALLSVITTILAAVVSGPLSDFLQKRKVIVAISCLIIALGMVFPFLMPTATGMYIYAALAGIGNGCYMSVDQALNVDVLPNAKEAGKDLGILNLANTIGQVIAPGCTTLVIGIFGGYRMIFPVAIVCLLAGTFFIMMIRKVK, from the coding sequence ATGGGGAACAAACATAATGATCGAAGGGGAGACCCGGCTGAGGGGGTCGGTGATCGAGTATGGGAGGACATCAAAGCCATGGCCTCTGCGGATGAGGCCGGAGGCGCTGTCGCAGGCCAGGGCATGGATGCGAGCCTGGCTCCTGATACCGGCAGAAGGCTCAACAGCAAGGAGAAGGTCCGTTTCGCCATCGGGTTCGCCCTGGTATCCCTGCTCTGGGCTGCGCCCTTTTCCATGGGTTCAGGGGTTCTTCTGCCTCAGATCTTCAATACCCTGCACGGGGTCAGCGCCGAAGCGGCCCTAGGGACGATGAATTCGATTGGCTGCGTATTTGCCTTGGTGGCCAACGTTATTTTCGGCGCTCTCTCGGATATGTCCAGGTTCCGCGTCGGCAAGCGCACCCCCTGGATCGTGCTGGGCGGTATTATCGGCGCCCTTGGTTTTCTGATGATCATCCAGTCGCATACCCTTTTCATGATCATCTTTGGCTGGTGCATCGTCCAGGTGGGCATCAACTGCCTGATAGCCCCGGCTGTGGCGGTCCTCTCAGACAGGATTCCCGAATCGACCAGGGGAACCTACTCGGCTCTGTATGGTGCCAGCCAGGTGGTTGGCCAGCAACTGGGAAACATCATCGGCAGCTCGTTCATAGCCAACATCCGCACGGGCCTGATAGTCGGCATGATCATCTTCCTCTTCTCTGGAATCCTCACCGTGTTGATCTGGCCGCGCGAGAAGTCAGCTGCAAACACAGTCGTGGAACGCACCTGGGCTGACGTCGGCCGGTCCTTCATACCGCCCACCAAGAACAGCCGGGACTTCTACATGGCGCTTCTGGGCAGGTTCACTTTCATCGTCGGCTGTTACATGATCCAGGGCTACCAACTCTACATTCTGCAGAAGTACTGCCGTTTGAGTGATGACCAGGCTGCATCCACACTCAAGATCATGGCTCTGCTCTCGGTGATCACCACCATCCTGGCCGCTGTGGTCTCGGGCCCTCTCTCGGACTTCCTGCAGAAGCGGAAAGTGATTGTGGCCATCAGCTGTCTGATCATTGCTCTCGGGATGGTTTTCCCCTTCCTGATGCCGACCGCAACGGGCATGTACATTTATGCCGCCTTGGCCGGAATCGGCAACGGTTGCTACATGTCAGTGGATCAGGCGTTGAATGTCGATGTGCTGCCGAATGCCAAGGAGGCGGGCAAGGACCTGGGCATCCTCAACCTGGCCAATACCATTGGCCAGGTGATCGCCCCCGGGTGCACCACCCTGGTCATCGGCATCTTTGGCGGCTATAGGATGATCTTCCCCGTCGCCATCGTCTGCCTGCTGGCGGGGACCTTCTTTATCATGATGATCCGTAAGGTCAAGTGA
- a CDS encoding pyridoxal phosphate-dependent aminotransferase has protein sequence MHFSRRTGSDRPNRIALAESEARAHGLKLGRLNDSNPTRFGLAPAFLPQVYEAEPRGPGKARQALAEFLTARRGLGQSEGGRVVSPDDLYLLSSTSEAYSWLMKLLCDPGDAILEPRPGYPLIESIAGLECVRTIPYRLSYDGSWVLDLATVRQALEGPDGDRIRALVLINPNNPTGSYIHPEERQSLLELCQRHGVAVIADEVFFDYPLDPLPGRARLAGEKQVLTFALDGFSKSLAAPHAKVGWIQVSGPADQVAQAKRQLDLIADDYLPMSLLITRDMEAMLANIPSQTSRVGERVRGNLESLRRILGQKQSSVSLLRPEGGWNVLLRFPQVIDEEELILRLIGSYGLTGQPGYFFDMPGNGYLALSLLPETLEFRRNVDSVVSAIEKML, from the coding sequence GTGCATTTTTCCCGCCGAACAGGGTCTGACCGCCCCAATCGCATTGCTCTTGCCGAGTCAGAAGCCCGAGCTCATGGTCTCAAGCTGGGCAGGCTGAACGACTCCAATCCCACCCGCTTCGGGCTGGCCCCGGCATTCCTGCCGCAAGTCTATGAGGCGGAACCGAGGGGGCCTGGTAAGGCCCGCCAGGCCCTGGCTGAGTTTCTGACCGCGCGCCGGGGATTGGGCCAGAGCGAGGGCGGCAGAGTGGTCAGTCCTGATGACCTCTACCTGCTCTCATCGACATCCGAGGCTTATTCCTGGCTGATGAAGCTCCTCTGCGATCCGGGTGACGCCATTCTGGAGCCCAGGCCTGGATATCCTCTCATAGAATCCATCGCCGGACTGGAGTGCGTTCGGACAATCCCATACCGCCTGTCCTACGACGGATCCTGGGTCCTTGACCTGGCCACAGTCAGGCAGGCCCTGGAGGGACCGGATGGCGATCGTATCCGTGCCCTGGTCCTTATCAACCCCAACAATCCCACCGGTTCCTACATTCATCCGGAAGAACGCCAGTCGCTGCTGGAACTCTGTCAGCGGCATGGGGTGGCCGTCATTGCGGACGAGGTCTTCTTCGACTACCCGCTGGATCCCCTGCCGGGTCGTGCCCGGTTGGCCGGTGAGAAGCAGGTGCTGACCTTCGCCCTGGACGGGTTCTCGAAGAGCCTGGCAGCTCCCCATGCCAAGGTGGGCTGGATCCAGGTTTCCGGGCCAGCCGACCAGGTTGCCCAGGCCAAGCGCCAGCTCGACCTGATAGCCGATGATTACCTGCCCATGAGTCTTCTGATCACCAGGGATATGGAAGCCATGCTGGCAAATATTCCCAGTCAGACCAGCCGAGTGGGGGAGCGCGTCAGGGGCAATCTTGAAAGCCTTAGACGGATATTGGGCCAAAAACAGTCCAGCGTCTCCCTGCTCAGGCCCGAGGGAGGCTGGAACGTTCTGCTGCGCTTTCCCCAGGTCATCGACGAGGAGGAATTGATTCTCCGCCTGATTGGGTCCTACGGGTTGACTGGCCAGCCCGGATACTTTTTCGACATGCCAGGCAACGGATACCTGGCCCTGTCGCTCCTTCCGGAAACCTTGGAATTCCGCCGAAATGTAGACTCAGTCGTCTCAGCTATCGAAAAAATGCTGTGA